In one window of Brenneria goodwinii DNA:
- the dacB gene encoding serine-type D-Ala-D-Ala carboxypeptidase, which produces MRFSSIIPGLACAFVLHANAATVEDHIQYLPDGANLALIVQKIGATTPTLAFNSQQMALPASTQKVLTALAALLQLGPDYRFVTTMESHGPLTNGQLRGNLIVRFSGDPTLKRQQIRNMVQELKKRGMREIEGDVMIDTSVFASHDKAPGWPWNDMTQCFSAPPAAAIVDRNCFSVSLYSAPKAGDNAFIRVASYYPVQMFSEVRTLAKGSPDAQYCELDVVPGELNRFTLTGCLTQREEPLPLAFAIQDGASYAGAIVKDELLQADIRIKGSLRRQTLPGPAGSVLAQTQSSPLHDLLTVMLKKSDNMIADTVFRTIGHERFNVPGTWRAGADAVRQVLRQKAGVDLGNSILVDGSGLSRHNLISPATMMQALQYIAQHDNELNYIEMLPLAGYDGTLRYRGGLHEAGVDGKVSAKTGALQGVYNLAGFITTASGQRMAFVQYLSGYAVPPEDQRSRRVPLVRFESRLYKDIYQNN; this is translated from the coding sequence ATGCGTTTTTCATCGATCATTCCCGGACTCGCCTGCGCTTTTGTTCTGCATGCGAATGCAGCAACTGTCGAAGATCATATCCAGTATCTGCCCGACGGCGCCAATCTGGCCCTGATAGTACAAAAGATTGGCGCGACGACCCCTACGCTGGCCTTTAACAGTCAACAAATGGCGCTTCCCGCCAGTACCCAAAAGGTGTTAACCGCGCTGGCCGCACTCTTACAGTTAGGTCCAGATTATCGTTTTGTCACCACGATGGAAAGTCATGGTCCGCTCACTAACGGCCAATTACGCGGTAATCTGATCGTTCGTTTCAGCGGCGACCCCACGTTGAAGCGCCAGCAGATACGCAACATGGTACAGGAGTTGAAAAAACGCGGGATGCGGGAAATCGAGGGCGACGTCATGATCGATACCTCCGTCTTTGCCAGCCACGATAAAGCCCCCGGCTGGCCCTGGAACGATATGACGCAGTGCTTCAGCGCGCCGCCCGCGGCGGCCATCGTCGATCGCAACTGTTTCTCCGTTTCGCTCTATAGCGCCCCTAAAGCGGGCGACAACGCGTTCATCCGCGTGGCGTCTTATTACCCCGTGCAAATGTTCAGCGAGGTTCGCACGCTGGCCAAGGGTTCCCCTGACGCGCAATACTGTGAATTGGATGTGGTTCCCGGGGAACTGAACCGATTTACGCTCACAGGCTGTCTGACGCAGCGAGAAGAGCCGCTCCCGCTGGCCTTCGCTATTCAGGATGGCGCCAGCTATGCCGGCGCGATTGTCAAAGATGAACTGCTGCAGGCGGATATCAGAATAAAAGGCAGTTTACGCCGTCAAACGCTGCCAGGCCCCGCCGGCAGCGTACTGGCGCAAACCCAGTCGTCGCCATTACACGACCTGCTGACCGTTATGCTGAAAAAATCCGACAACATGATTGCCGATACCGTTTTTCGCACCATCGGTCATGAACGATTCAATGTTCCCGGTACATGGCGTGCCGGCGCTGACGCGGTTCGTCAGGTTTTACGTCAAAAAGCCGGGGTTGATTTGGGTAACAGCATCCTGGTTGACGGTTCGGGGTTGTCGCGTCATAACCTGATCTCACCGGCCACCATGATGCAAGCGTTGCAGTATATCGCTCAGCATGATAACGAGCTGAATTATATTGAGATGCTGCCGCTTGCCGGCTATGACGGCACACTGCGATATCGCGGCGGCCTACACGAAGCGGGCGTGGATGGCAAAGTCTCGGCGAAAACCGGTGCGTTGCAAGGCGTTTATAATCTGGCGGGATTCATCACTACGGCCAGCGGGCAGCGAATGGCCTTTGTCCAATATCTTTCCGGCTATGCGGTGCCGCCGGAAGATCAGCGCTCGCGCCGCGTCCCTTTGGTGCGCTTTGAAAGTCGCTTGTACAAAGATATCTATCAGAATAACTAA
- the cgtA gene encoding Obg family GTPase CgtA, with the protein MKFVDEATILVVAGDGGNGCVSFRREKYIPNGGPDGGDGGDGGDVYLLADENLNTLIDYRFEKSFRAERGQNGQSRDCTGKRGKDITIKVPVGTRVLDKGTGEVLGDMTRHQQILMVAKGGWHGLGNSRFKSSVNRAPRQKTDGTPGEERELMLELLLLADVGMLGLPNAGKSTFIRAVSAAKPKVADYPFTTLVPSLGVVRMDSEQSFVVADIPGLIEGASDGAGLGIRFLKHLERCRVLLHLVDLAPIDESDPVENAKVIVNELQQYSAALSEKPRWLVFNKVDLLDKAEAEKRAKAIAAALGWEEKYYLISAANREGVNALCWDVMNFLKVQPKAMAIEESSPEKVEFMWDDYHREELAKAESEAEDDWDDDWDDEDEEGVETIYQH; encoded by the coding sequence ATGAAGTTTGTAGATGAGGCCACAATTCTGGTTGTGGCGGGTGATGGCGGTAATGGCTGCGTTAGCTTCCGCCGTGAAAAATATATTCCAAACGGCGGCCCTGACGGCGGCGATGGCGGCGATGGCGGCGATGTCTATTTGCTGGCCGATGAAAACCTGAATACGCTGATTGACTACCGTTTTGAGAAGTCATTTCGGGCTGAACGCGGGCAAAACGGCCAGAGCCGCGACTGTACGGGCAAACGCGGCAAAGACATTACGATCAAGGTCCCTGTCGGTACCCGGGTGCTGGATAAAGGAACCGGCGAAGTGCTGGGTGATATGACCCGTCATCAGCAGATCCTAATGGTTGCCAAGGGCGGCTGGCACGGGCTGGGCAACTCCCGGTTCAAGTCTTCCGTCAACCGCGCGCCGCGCCAGAAAACGGACGGTACGCCGGGCGAAGAGCGTGAGTTGATGTTGGAACTGCTGCTGCTGGCGGACGTCGGGATGCTGGGGCTGCCCAACGCCGGTAAATCGACATTCATCCGAGCGGTTTCGGCGGCCAAGCCTAAAGTGGCTGACTATCCCTTTACTACGTTGGTTCCAAGCCTCGGCGTTGTTCGTATGGACAGCGAGCAGAGCTTTGTCGTTGCCGATATTCCGGGGCTGATTGAAGGCGCCTCTGACGGTGCGGGCCTGGGCATTCGCTTCCTGAAGCATTTGGAACGTTGTCGCGTATTGCTGCATCTTGTTGATCTGGCGCCGATCGATGAGTCCGATCCGGTAGAAAACGCCAAAGTGATTGTGAATGAATTACAGCAGTACAGCGCGGCGCTGTCTGAAAAACCACGTTGGCTGGTATTCAATAAAGTCGATTTGCTTGATAAAGCCGAAGCGGAAAAACGGGCTAAAGCGATTGCGGCGGCATTAGGTTGGGAAGAGAAATATTACCTGATTTCAGCGGCTAATCGCGAAGGGGTTAATGCGTTGTGCTGGGATGTGATGAACTTCCTGAAGGTACAACCTAAAGCCATGGCTATTGAGGAAAGTTCGCCGGAAAAAGTCGAGTTCATGTGGGACGACTATCATCGTGAAGAGTTGGCGAAAGCGGAAAGCGAAGCCGAGGATGACTGGGATGATGATTGGGACGACGAAGACGAAGAGGGCGTCGAAACCATTTATCAGCACTGA
- a CDS encoding DMT family transporter: protein MNTKQQTGIGLCLALTTAICWGALPIAMKQVLAVMEPYTIVWYRFFIASIGLGLVLFSRKQLPPMRIFRRRRWLIVLVLATCGLLGNFVFFSSSLQYLSPTASQVIGQLSPVGMMFASVLILKEKMRITQVIGAVTLVCGLILFFNASLIEIFTRLTDYTLGVLLGVCAAAVWVTYGVAQKVLLRRLTSQQILFLLYVLCVLLITPFAHPEVILRLNSLQFACLLFCGANTLIGYGALAEAMARWQSAQVSAVITLTPLFSLLFSDVLALLWPAYFEITALNLLGYIGALVVVAGAMFSAVGHRFFPGKKEPVSIVAPK from the coding sequence ATGAACACTAAACAGCAGACTGGTATCGGTCTTTGTCTGGCGCTGACTACGGCAATATGCTGGGGCGCTTTACCGATCGCCATGAAACAGGTTCTGGCCGTGATGGAACCTTATACGATTGTTTGGTATCGGTTTTTCATTGCGTCGATCGGTCTGGGGCTTGTGTTGTTCTCACGCAAACAATTGCCTCCGATGCGGATTTTCCGGCGCCGTCGCTGGTTGATTGTATTAGTGCTGGCAACCTGTGGACTGCTGGGGAATTTTGTTTTTTTCAGCTCATCTTTGCAATATCTCAGCCCTACCGCTTCTCAGGTTATTGGTCAACTTTCCCCCGTCGGCATGATGTTCGCCAGCGTACTCATCTTGAAAGAAAAGATGCGGATCACGCAGGTCATTGGCGCGGTGACGTTGGTTTGCGGACTGATTTTATTCTTTAACGCCAGCCTGATTGAAATTTTCACCCGACTTACCGATTACACGCTGGGCGTGCTGTTGGGCGTTTGCGCCGCTGCCGTGTGGGTAACGTATGGCGTTGCGCAGAAGGTATTGCTGCGTCGTTTGACGTCACAGCAGATTCTGTTCCTGCTTTATGTGCTTTGCGTCCTGCTGATTACGCCGTTCGCCCACCCGGAGGTGATTCTGCGGCTCAATAGCCTGCAGTTCGCCTGTCTGCTGTTTTGCGGGGCGAATACGCTGATTGGCTATGGGGCGCTGGCGGAAGCCATGGCGCGTTGGCAGTCAGCTCAGGTGAGTGCGGTTATTACGCTCACGCCGTTATTTTCGCTGCTTTTCTCCGATGTATTGGCGCTGCTTTGGCCTGCGTATTTTGAGATTACAGCGCTTAACCTGCTAGGGTACATCGGCGCTCTGGTGGTTGTGGCGGGGGCGATGTTCTCTGCGGTTGGGCATCGTTTTTTCCCAGGGAAAAAAGAGCCCGTTTCCATCGTGGCGCCCAAATAG
- the rpmA gene encoding 50S ribosomal protein L27, which translates to MAHKKAGGSTRNGRDSESKRLGVKRFGGEAVLAGSIIVRQRGTKFHAGSNVGCGKDHTLFALSDGKVQFEIKGPKNRKYISIVAE; encoded by the coding sequence ATGGCACACAAGAAAGCTGGCGGTTCGACTCGTAACGGTCGTGACTCAGAAAGCAAACGCCTGGGCGTAAAACGTTTCGGCGGCGAAGCAGTATTGGCGGGCAGCATCATCGTTCGTCAGCGCGGAACTAAATTCCACGCTGGCAGCAACGTAGGCTGCGGTAAGGACCATACTCTGTTCGCTTTGTCTGACGGTAAGGTTCAGTTCGAAATAAAAGGCCCTAAAAACCGTAAATATATCAGTATCGTTGCTGAATAA
- the rplU gene encoding 50S ribosomal protein L21, translating into MYAVFQSGGKQHRVSEGQTVRLEKLDIATGEAIEFDQVLMIANGEEIKIGVPFVDGGKIKAEVVAHGRGEKVKIVKFRRRKHYRKQAGHRQWFTDVKITGISA; encoded by the coding sequence ATGTACGCAGTTTTCCAAAGTGGTGGTAAACAACACCGAGTAAGCGAAGGTCAAACCGTTCGCTTGGAAAAGCTGGACATCGCAACTGGTGAAGCTATTGAGTTTGATCAGGTTCTGATGATTGCCAATGGTGAAGAGATCAAAATCGGCGTTCCTTTCGTCGATGGCGGTAAAATTAAAGCTGAAGTTGTTGCTCACGGTCGCGGCGAGAAAGTTAAGATTGTTAAGTTTCGTCGTCGTAAACACTACCGTAAGCAAGCAGGCCATCGTCAGTGGTTCACTGACGTGAAAATCACCGGCATCAGCGCTTAA
- the ispB gene encoding octaprenyl diphosphate synthase, translating to MNLEQITALTAQDMAAVNKVIIEQLNSDVVLINQLGHYIISGGGKRIRPMIAVLAARALSYEGHKHVTVAALIEFIHTATLLHDDVVDESDMRRGKATANAAFGNAASVLVGDFIYTRAFQMMTSLESLRVLALMSEAVNVIAEGEVLQLMNCNDPNITEESYMRVIYSKTARLFEAAAQSSAILAGATPEQEKALQDYGRYLGTAFQLIDDLLDYNADGKTLGKNTGDDLNEGKPTLPLLHAMHNGNAEQSAMIRKAIEEGNGRHLLDPVLAAMQQCGSLDYTRKRAEEEADKAIAALQPLQETPFRTALEGLAHLAVQRDF from the coding sequence ATGAATCTAGAACAAATCACAGCGTTAACCGCCCAGGACATGGCGGCCGTTAATAAGGTCATAATTGAACAACTGAACTCTGATGTCGTTCTCATTAATCAACTCGGCCACTATATTATCAGCGGAGGCGGCAAACGCATCAGGCCGATGATCGCGGTGCTTGCGGCCAGGGCGCTGTCCTATGAGGGCCACAAACACGTTACCGTCGCCGCGCTGATCGAATTTATTCATACCGCCACATTGTTACACGATGATGTCGTGGACGAGTCCGATATGCGCCGTGGCAAGGCCACCGCCAATGCGGCCTTTGGCAATGCCGCCAGCGTACTGGTAGGCGATTTTATCTATACCCGCGCATTCCAGATGATGACTAGCCTAGAGTCATTGCGCGTGTTGGCATTAATGTCCGAAGCTGTGAATGTGATAGCTGAAGGGGAAGTATTGCAGTTGATGAACTGTAACGATCCCAACATCACCGAAGAAAGCTACATGCGGGTGATTTACAGTAAAACCGCACGATTATTTGAAGCTGCCGCCCAATCATCGGCGATCCTGGCTGGCGCGACGCCTGAGCAGGAAAAAGCCTTGCAGGATTATGGCCGCTATCTGGGAACCGCTTTTCAGCTGATTGATGATTTACTGGATTACAACGCCGACGGCAAAACGCTGGGTAAAAATACCGGCGACGATCTTAATGAAGGTAAACCGACGCTCCCCTTACTCCATGCGATGCATAACGGCAATGCAGAGCAGAGCGCAATGATTCGTAAGGCAATAGAAGAAGGCAACGGCCGTCACCTGCTTGACCCGGTGCTTGCCGCCATGCAGCAATGCGGTTCGCTCGATTACACCCGTAAACGTGCGGAAGAAGAGGCTGACAAAGCGATTGCCGCGCTACAGCCCTTACAGGAAACACCATTCCGCACGGCGCTTGAAGGTCTCGCTCATTTAGCGGTACAACGTGATTTCTAA
- a CDS encoding DNA-binding protein gives MDKEWFATNELTGIGGLPKSPQGLNKRARDDGWERRKRKGVQGRGVEYSLHSLPDEVKSQLSMKEGAAPGYLVKKEPALLTSWIHIFHQLSESEQSRLINFILREGIVAMLSRLDDNGEDDRTA, from the coding sequence ATGGATAAAGAATGGTTTGCCACTAATGAGCTGACGGGGATTGGCGGGTTGCCTAAATCACCGCAAGGACTGAACAAACGAGCCCGTGATGACGGCTGGGAGAGGCGGAAACGCAAAGGCGTTCAAGGACGCGGCGTCGAATACTCTCTTCACAGTTTGCCGGATGAAGTGAAAAGTCAGCTCTCGATGAAAGAAGGGGCGGCGCCTGGATATCTGGTGAAAAAAGAGCCGGCCTTACTGACTTCCTGGATCCATATTTTTCATCAACTTTCGGAAAGCGAGCAATCCAGGCTGATAAACTTCATCCTGCGTGAGGGGATTGTGGCTATGCTGTCTCGTCTGGATGATAACGGCGAAGATGATCGGACGGCGTGA
- a CDS encoding DNA-binding protein — MKKEWFATNELVGVGGLPRSRQGLNKRAREDGWERRRRRGVQGRGVEYSIHSLPDTVKKLLLLESDSPAYAEKQSATLAVWMQIYDQLSETERDKLIAHILRVGVSATLNQLGIASSDERIDPGVTAE; from the coding sequence ATGAAAAAAGAGTGGTTTGCTACCAATGAACTGGTCGGCGTTGGCGGACTTCCTAGATCAAGACAAGGATTAAACAAGCGCGCCCGGGAAGACGGATGGGAAAGACGTCGTCGCCGGGGAGTTCAGGGGCGAGGCGTGGAATATTCGATTCATAGCCTGCCCGATACGGTAAAAAAATTGTTATTACTTGAAAGTGATTCCCCGGCATATGCGGAAAAACAGTCCGCCACATTGGCTGTATGGATGCAGATATATGATCAACTCTCTGAAACGGAAAGAGATAAACTGATCGCTCATATCCTGAGGGTTGGCGTATCGGCCACGCTCAACCAACTGGGTATTGCCTCTTCAGATGAGAGAATCGATCCAGGCGTAACCGCCGAATAA
- a CDS encoding helix-turn-helix domain-containing protein yields MTSRKHDWHPADIIAALRKKGTTLAAVSRAAGLSSSTLANALSRPWPKGEWLIADALGVHPSEIWPSRYYDPETNELIDRKKLIRPQ; encoded by the coding sequence ATGACTTCAAGGAAACATGACTGGCATCCTGCTGATATCATTGCTGCTTTGCGCAAAAAAGGCACAACGCTGGCTGCGGTATCCCGCGCTGCCGGACTAAGCTCATCAACACTGGCTAATGCGCTTTCACGCCCATGGCCTAAAGGGGAATGGTTGATAGCCGATGCGCTTGGCGTCCATCCATCCGAGATTTGGCCAAGCCGATATTATGATCCGGAAACCAACGAACTTATTGACAGAAAAAAACTTATTCGTCCCCAATAA
- the mdh gene encoding malate dehydrogenase gives MKVVVLGAAGGIGQALALLLKTQLPSGSELSLYDIAPVTPGVAVDLSHIPTAVKIKGYCGPDATPALVGADIVLISAGVARKPGMDRSDLFNVNAGIVRNLVEQIANTCPKACIGIITNPVNTTVAIAAEVLKKAGVYDKNKLFGVTTLDVIRSNTFVAELKGKLPEDINVPVIGGHSGVTILPLLSQVPGISFSDQEVIDLTKRIQNAGTEVVEAKAGGGSATLSMGQAAAQFCLSLTRAMLGDSGVVECSYVESDGQYARFFAQPVLLGKNGIVERKDIGVLSAFEQEALKNMLDTLNQDIELGESFVKGQ, from the coding sequence ATGAAAGTTGTAGTTCTTGGCGCAGCAGGCGGCATTGGTCAGGCCCTTGCTCTCCTCCTCAAAACCCAGCTTCCTTCAGGTTCAGAATTATCCCTATACGATATCGCGCCGGTAACACCGGGTGTTGCTGTCGATCTGAGCCATATTCCTACCGCGGTAAAAATCAAAGGTTACTGTGGTCCTGATGCAACTCCAGCTCTGGTCGGCGCGGACATTGTGTTGATATCTGCCGGCGTGGCTCGTAAACCGGGGATGGATCGTTCAGATTTGTTCAATGTTAATGCGGGTATCGTTCGTAATCTGGTTGAGCAAATCGCGAATACCTGTCCGAAAGCCTGCATCGGTATTATCACTAATCCGGTCAATACGACTGTCGCCATTGCGGCCGAAGTCCTTAAGAAGGCCGGCGTTTACGATAAAAACAAACTGTTCGGCGTAACCACGCTGGATGTTATCCGTTCCAATACCTTTGTTGCCGAACTCAAGGGCAAGCTGCCAGAAGATATCAACGTCCCGGTTATCGGCGGGCACTCTGGCGTGACCATCCTTCCTCTATTGTCGCAGGTTCCGGGTATCAGCTTCAGCGACCAGGAAGTCATCGACTTAACAAAGCGTATTCAGAATGCAGGCACGGAAGTCGTGGAGGCAAAAGCCGGAGGCGGATCGGCAACCTTGTCGATGGGGCAGGCGGCGGCACAGTTCTGCCTGTCATTAACGCGCGCCATGCTGGGTGACAGCGGCGTTGTTGAATGTTCCTATGTCGAAAGCGATGGCCAATATGCCCGTTTCTTTGCGCAGCCGGTACTGTTAGGTAAAAATGGCATTGTTGAACGTAAAGACATCGGCGTTTTAAGCGCGTTTGAACAGGAAGCGCTTAAAAACATGTTGGATACGCTTAATCAGGATATTGAATTAGGCGAGTCTTTCGTTAAAGGCCAATAA
- the argR gene encoding transcriptional regulator ArgR, with protein sequence MRNSTKQEDLVKAFKALLKEEKFSSQSEIVQALQDDGFENINQSKVSRMLTKFGAVRTRNAKMEMVYCLPAELGVPTTTSPLKNLVRDVDFNDAVVVIHTSPGAAQLIARLLDSLGKSEGILGTIAGDDTIFTTPARGFSVKQLYEAILVLFEQEL encoded by the coding sequence ATGCGTAATTCGACAAAACAAGAAGACTTAGTTAAAGCGTTCAAAGCGCTGCTGAAAGAGGAAAAATTCAGCTCTCAAAGTGAGATTGTTCAAGCGTTGCAAGACGATGGATTTGAAAACATCAATCAGTCCAAAGTCTCGCGCATGCTGACCAAGTTTGGCGCCGTGCGTACGCGCAACGCTAAAATGGAAATGGTTTACTGCCTGCCGGCGGAACTGGGCGTGCCCACCACCACCAGTCCGCTCAAAAACCTGGTGCGCGATGTCGACTTCAATGACGCCGTTGTGGTTATTCACACCAGCCCAGGCGCGGCTCAGCTGATTGCCCGCTTGCTCGACTCGCTGGGCAAGTCGGAAGGCATACTGGGCACCATCGCCGGCGATGACACTATCTTTACCACGCCCGCCAGAGGATTCAGCGTTAAACAACTCTATGAAGCTATTCTGGTGCTGTTTGAACAAGAGCTCTAG
- the tsaD gene encoding tRNA (adenosine(37)-N6)-threonylcarbamoyltransferase complex transferase subunit TsaD, producing the protein MRVLGIETSCDETGIAIYDTQAGLVANQLYSQIKLHADYGGVVPELASRDHVRKTVPLIQAALREADLKAGDIDGVAYTSGPGLVGALLVGATVGRALAFAWNVPAVAVHHMEGHLLAPMLEDNPPEFPFVALLVSGGHTQLISVTGIGEYRLLGESIDDAAGEAFDKTAKLLGLDYPGGPMLSKMAQAGNAARFTFPRPMTDRPGLDFSFSGLKTFAANTIRNSGGDEQTRADIARAFEDAVVDTLAIKCRRALDETGFKRLVMAGGVSANRTLRQRLGEMMTKRGGTVFYARPEFCTDNGAMIAYAGAIRLQQGETRDLGVTVRPRWPLAELPAI; encoded by the coding sequence ATGCGCGTATTGGGTATTGAAACATCCTGTGATGAAACCGGAATTGCCATTTATGACACTCAGGCCGGTTTAGTCGCCAATCAATTGTACAGTCAGATAAAACTCCATGCCGATTATGGCGGTGTTGTTCCTGAACTGGCTTCCCGCGATCACGTTCGTAAAACCGTGCCGTTGATTCAGGCCGCGCTGCGTGAAGCGGATTTAAAAGCCGGAGACATCGACGGTGTCGCCTATACATCCGGCCCGGGCCTGGTGGGGGCGCTATTGGTCGGAGCAACCGTCGGCCGGGCGTTGGCGTTTGCCTGGAATGTCCCGGCCGTCGCGGTGCATCACATGGAAGGGCATCTGTTGGCGCCCATGCTGGAAGATAATCCTCCCGAATTTCCTTTCGTCGCACTGCTGGTTTCCGGTGGTCACACTCAGCTAATCAGCGTAACCGGTATTGGCGAGTATCGGTTGCTTGGGGAATCCATTGATGATGCCGCCGGCGAAGCGTTCGATAAAACGGCCAAATTACTGGGGCTGGATTACCCGGGTGGTCCGATGCTGTCAAAAATGGCTCAGGCCGGGAATGCCGCGCGGTTTACGTTCCCGCGCCCCATGACCGATCGCCCCGGGCTGGATTTCAGTTTCTCCGGTCTGAAAACGTTTGCCGCCAATACGATCCGCAACAGCGGCGGCGATGAACAAACGCGCGCGGATATTGCGCGCGCTTTCGAAGACGCCGTTGTGGATACGCTGGCGATTAAATGTCGCCGCGCGCTGGATGAAACCGGCTTCAAAAGGTTGGTTATGGCGGGGGGAGTAAGCGCCAATCGTACGCTGCGTCAACGTTTGGGAGAGATGATGACAAAACGAGGAGGCACGGTATTTTATGCCCGTCCCGAATTTTGCACCGACAACGGCGCCATGATTGCCTATGCGGGGGCGATTCGCCTGCAACAAGGGGAAACTCGGGATCTTGGCGTGACGGTGCGCCCGCGCTGGCCGTTGGCTGAATTACCGGCCATCTGA
- the rpsU gene encoding 30S ribosomal protein S21 — translation MPVIKVRENEPFDVALRRFKRSCEKAGVLAEVRRREFYEKPTTERKRAKASAVKRHAKKLARENARRTRLY, via the coding sequence ATGCCGGTAATTAAAGTACGTGAAAACGAGCCGTTCGACGTCGCTCTGCGTCGCTTCAAGCGTTCCTGCGAAAAAGCGGGCGTTCTGGCTGAAGTTCGTCGTCGTGAGTTTTATGAAAAACCGACTACCGAACGTAAGCGCGCTAAAGCGTCTGCAGTAAAACGTCACGCTAAGAAATTGGCTCGAGAAAACGCACGCCGCACTCGTCTGTATTAA